In Kitasatospora sp. NBC_00240, the following are encoded in one genomic region:
- a CDS encoding DUF262 domain-containing protein encodes MTEQAFGIDKIQLVNLLRRVAEGEAQLPEFQRGWVWPDHNIIGLLASISRGYPVGTLMLLQTGGDVRFKCRPVEGATPPPGAEPDTLILDGQQRMTSLFQSLMLGKPVETQNQRKQRISGWFYVDMVKALDPQLDREDAIRLLPADRVVRTFRGEPVEDCSTPEKEYAARLFPLSQLFANRDWSYGYEDYWKARGEDGRKWWRDFEEAFVRPFELYQVPVIELGKQTERQAVCQVFEKVNTGGVTLTVFELLTATYAADEFDLRSHWDNVVRTAWKAPEYRVLKDVSNTDFLQAVTLMATAARRVEAATVGVDEERLPRIGCKRKDMLELGLDDYRRFAPLVVQGFKDAAKFLRQQYLFDTKFLPYGTQLIPLAAILSMLGEHAEPAGAQLKLARWYWCGVFGELYGGSTETRFSHDLPETVGWVRGTGAEPRTIRDARFSESRLLTLRTRNSAAYKGIYALLMKEGAVDWRTGEKTEITEYFAEAVDIHHIFPQAWCERENIPRGSYNSIVNKTPLTGRTNRIIGGAAPSSYLPRLAKNAEVEADTVADHIRTHLADPALLAKDDFAGFFNARQRALVEAIEKATGKAVVAEDGYPTTDPVDEVDED; translated from the coding sequence GTGACGGAGCAAGCATTCGGGATCGACAAGATCCAGTTGGTCAACTTGCTGCGACGGGTGGCCGAGGGGGAGGCGCAGCTGCCGGAGTTCCAACGCGGCTGGGTGTGGCCGGACCACAACATCATCGGCCTGCTCGCCTCGATCTCTCGCGGATACCCGGTCGGCACTCTCATGTTGCTGCAGACCGGTGGTGACGTCCGTTTCAAGTGCCGCCCGGTTGAGGGCGCCACCCCGCCTCCGGGTGCCGAGCCGGACACCCTGATCCTTGACGGCCAGCAGCGGATGACCTCGCTCTTCCAGTCGCTCATGCTCGGCAAACCGGTCGAGACGCAGAACCAGCGCAAGCAGCGGATCTCCGGCTGGTTCTACGTCGACATGGTCAAGGCCCTCGACCCCCAGCTGGACCGTGAGGACGCCATCCGCCTGCTGCCGGCGGACCGGGTGGTGCGCACCTTCCGGGGCGAACCCGTCGAGGACTGCTCGACCCCGGAGAAGGAGTACGCGGCCCGGCTCTTCCCGCTTTCCCAGCTCTTCGCCAACCGCGACTGGAGCTACGGCTACGAGGACTACTGGAAGGCGCGCGGCGAGGACGGCCGCAAGTGGTGGCGGGACTTCGAGGAGGCTTTCGTCCGTCCCTTCGAGCTCTACCAGGTGCCGGTGATCGAACTCGGGAAGCAGACCGAGCGTCAGGCGGTCTGCCAGGTCTTCGAGAAGGTCAACACCGGCGGCGTCACCCTCACTGTCTTCGAGCTGCTCACTGCCACCTACGCCGCCGACGAGTTCGACCTGCGCAGCCACTGGGACAACGTGGTTCGGACCGCGTGGAAAGCGCCGGAGTACCGCGTCCTCAAAGATGTTTCCAACACCGACTTCCTGCAGGCCGTCACGCTGATGGCGACGGCCGCCCGGCGGGTCGAGGCAGCTACCGTCGGGGTCGACGAGGAACGGCTGCCCCGGATCGGCTGCAAGCGCAAGGACATGCTGGAACTGGGTCTCGACGATTACCGCCGCTTCGCGCCACTGGTCGTCCAGGGCTTCAAGGACGCCGCCAAGTTCCTCCGCCAGCAGTACCTCTTCGACACCAAGTTCCTGCCCTACGGCACCCAGCTGATCCCGCTCGCCGCGATCCTCAGCATGCTCGGCGAGCATGCCGAACCGGCGGGTGCACAGCTGAAGCTGGCCCGTTGGTACTGGTGCGGTGTCTTCGGCGAGTTGTACGGCGGCTCGACGGAGACCAGGTTCAGCCACGACCTCCCCGAGACCGTGGGCTGGGTGCGCGGCACGGGGGCCGAACCTCGCACCATCCGCGACGCCCGGTTCAGTGAGAGCCGCCTGCTGACATTGCGTACCCGCAACAGCGCCGCCTACAAGGGGATCTACGCCCTGCTGATGAAGGAAGGCGCCGTCGACTGGCGGACCGGCGAGAAGACCGAGATCACCGAGTACTTCGCAGAGGCCGTGGACATCCACCACATCTTCCCGCAGGCGTGGTGCGAGCGGGAGAACATCCCCAGGGGCAGCTACAACTCGATCGTCAACAAGACCCCGCTGACCGGACGCACCAACCGGATCATCGGCGGGGCAGCGCCCTCCTCCTACCTCCCCAGGCTCGCCAAGAACGCCGAGGTGGAGGCGGACACCGTGGCCGACCACATCCGTACCCACCTGGCTGATCCCGCGCTGCTCGCCAAGGATGACTTCGCGGGCTTCTTCAACGCCCGACAGCGGGCCCTGGTCGAGGCGATCGAGAAGGCCACAGGCAAGGCGGTCGTCGCCGAGGACGGCTACCCCACCACCGATCCGGTGGACGAGGTCGACGAAGACTGA